A stretch of DNA from Halobacteriovorax sp. JY17:
TCTTATGAATGAATTAGAACTTACAGGACATGAAAAAGTCGTCACATGGTTTATGGGCTACTCAACATATATCGGTAACCCACAAACAGGAGAGGCCATCTGGGAAGGTCAATGCGTACCAAGTAACTCACTTCCAGTTGCTCCTTTTCCTGAGCTTTGTGAGTAGTGATAAGAATTAGAGTAGAATATTTTCCACCTTCTTTCGACAATTCTTACCATTTAAGGAGAAGAGTTTCCCTAGGATACTCTTCCCATCATACTTCTTATCAACAAGAGAAATATTGAGCTTATTAGCATAGAACTGAACCCCTTCAATCTTACAATTTTCTATTGAGCCCACGAGAAGTTTCCTTCTCTCTTCATTATTCAAAGAGCTATTAAAGTATTCCATGAGTGATCTAGCTCCATAGTAAGTAGCAAGCTTTGACACTTCGAAATAACCACACTCACTCTTATCTTTTAAGACCCTCTTGCAAATCTCAGAAGTCATCTCTTCCCTATTAGAAGCAGTGATTCCTTTTAAAATTTCTAATTTATCACTTTCAACTGTCCAAGAGACCAACATTTTATCAGTAAACCAATTCATTTTGGCCTCTATATAATCACGACTCCTAATTTTCTCAATACTCTCTTTAGTATTCTCACTTTTATAAAGCTTATTAATAGAATTCTCATGTCCTACAAGTCTTTCATAGATGAGATAAGAATTATAATTATTAGAGCTATTTAAATAAGAGAGATAAACTGTTACGACTGCAAGAGGTAGAAATATGAGGACACCTTTCAATAAGGGAAGAATATTCATTTCAAGTTGACCATGAACAATCTTCCCCGATTCGTGCTCATCAAAGGTCATCTCATTTAAAATATATTTTCTAAGAAAGAAAATATCTATGGAAAGAAATATTCCAATAAAGAAGGCTGGTGAGTCTATAAAACTTGTAATTTGAACCAAGGTTTCTTTATTTAAGAGAAATACTAAAGCAGAAGATAAAGTAATAATTATTGAAAAAATAAATATTAAAAATAAAACCAACACTAATATCTTTTTAAGCAGTGACTTCAAAGGTGACTCAAATCTTCTTAGATCAATATCAATAACTTTATAGGCATACGGAATAGATAAGAGAAATACTAACTGAAGAAATAGTAGCGGGATATACGCCATTAATTCAAGCGCAGAAGTTACCTCAAAAAGAAAAATATTTGCGACCGCCGACACAGCAGCAATAATTAGGGAGTAATCAATAAGATTAAAAACAAAGCTAATGGAAAACTTCTCTAAACTAGTTAATGGAAAACTATCAACGACCAGGGGGGGGATTCCATTAATTTTAAACAAGAAAATCCTTGAAGACTTCGCAATTACAGCTAGATCAAGAATAAGAAATAATATAACCCAAATTCCAAAGAACGTTGAACCAAAGAAGAACATAAAAGGAGTAAATAAAATCAATGAACCAAGAAATAATATAAATCTATCTAGATAGACCCTCTTATTATCTCTAAGTCTTTCAAGAATAATATTTCTTACTAGATTACGGTTCATAAGTTTTAATCTCTTTATTCTTTACGCAGTAAACATTGTCAGCGTTGATTTCAGATTCGTCAGGAATATTCGTGGCCATTAAAATACCTCTCCCCTCTCTTGCCTCCTCAATTAAGACATTTGTAAAATCTTTTCGGCATAAGGGATCTAATACAGCAGTAACCTCATCTATCAATAAGAGTTCAGCATTTGAACTTACCCCTGCAACAAGTTGGATTCGGCAAGCTTGACCAAGAGAGAGTTCACTTACACAAGTGCTTCTACTAAGCTCAAAGAGATCAAGAAGTTTTTCTTCTTTCTCTAAACTATAGCCTGGGTAGAGAAGTTTATAGAGATTTAAAATGAAGTGAATCGATGCGTTCTTATCATAGTTTATAAGATGGGACATGAAGTATAAGTTCTTTCTAACCTCTATTTTATTGTTTTTTGGATTAAGGCCTAAGACTTTAATTTCTCCCTGTGTAGGTGTTCGATGACCTAAGAGCAAGTGAATAAGAGTACTCTTTCCACAACCATTCTTTCCAAGAAGAACATTGAACTCTCCTTTTGAAATATTAAAGTTTGTGGACTCAAAAATCTCTCCACCCATGGGGTATTTATAACTAAGGTCTTTAATAGAGACGAGACTCGACATAGGGAAAACTCCAAAGGTTCTCCCTATCCTAATACAAAGAAATTTATATTTAAATTTTAGGTACTTATGACAGTCCCCAGTGCCAAGTTATTGAGTTTTTGATAGATATCTAGTTAACTTCATCATCACTAATTTTCTTGAATAAACTAAAATTAATGTACTGACTAGATCCCTCTTTCTTTAATATTGAAAACTCTCCTCTATCTTCAAACTCAATATCTAACTTTAAGATCTTTTTACTATTCTCTAGCAGAAGATCTAATCTATTCTTAGTAATTAAATATGAACCCTTAACAATACTACCGTCATTTAATTCAACTTCAATATCTTTTGAGCTTTTAAAGTTTAATGAAGAAATACTAACACTCTCAGTTGAAAAATGCCCTCTCCACTTACCAATGATTATACTTGGAATGAGTTCTGAATAATCTTTCACTCCTTCAATAAAGTAAGAGCAATTCTTATATTGAGTGGTTTTTTTATCAACTCCATTCTCATCTTTTTCAGTAAATGAATTCTTCTTTGCAATACTCCACTTAGTCTGAAAAGGATCCTTAAAGTAGACCGTTTCTTCTTTAGAAATGTTATCTTCTTTACCATTGTAAATACTAGAAACGAGCGAAATAACTCCCTCTTCATATTTATACTCATCTTCCAAAGTATACTTTTCCTTAATTTCTTCTCCACTCTCAGGCTGAAGAGACAATTCACCTATAACCTTATGTAATAAGTTTCCATTTGAAAGTGGTACATACTCAACTTCAATTTTATCTTCAAATAGTGATCTCCGAGGATAGAAGGTTGCTGAACTACTACGGATAGATCTTAAACCTTCTTCACTCCAATTGATGCTCGATTTACCAGAAGAACTTCCATGAATCTCGGTCCATTCTCCAGATTCGTTACGGTAAACGGTCTTATGTAAGCACTCATAATTAACAACTTGATTTTTTCCACGTTCATACTTATTAAACCAATCTACCATATTAGTAACACTTGCCCCCATGGAAGAATGACTAATTGAAAGTATCGTTAAAGCTAAAATAGAAGACTTCATATTTTCTCCATATAGGTAATATTTGAGACTGTAACAGTTGTAAATAATACAACCGAGTATTTTATTTCAAGTAAGATTCTGTGAATTTTCCCGGAGAGAAAATACACTTCGACTTCACATTGCGATTCGCTTTAATACTTCTTGAGCAAGAGCTCTGAAGACGATTTTTAAATTCATCATTCATCTCAATCTCCACTCCAGTGGCACTCAATATCCCAAGAGATAGAGCAACGATTGGAGTCGAAAGAGAACTTCCTGTAACACTCTTAAAACCATTTGTTTTCTTGAGTTCAGTACATTCGCCTTTAAATCCCTTTATAAATTCCTCACAACGCCCTTCCCATACAAAGATATCTGTCCCGTAATAAGCGATCTCAACATTCTTACCATATCCACTTTGGATTACTCCATGAGCATCAACATTTGCTACCGATAGAACATTTTCTAAATTTCCAGGGATTGAAGGCTCTTTCACATGATCTCTAGAGTTGTCGTTAGAAATAGAACCTACAATAATGGCACCTTTCTTTCTCGCTCTTTCAACGGCTGCTTGAACATAATTCAAAGACTTTTCATAATCATTATCGATGAATCTAAAAGAATACTTATTATAGAGAGATACTCCCTGACTAATTGAAATAATCTTCGCTCCACGGGCCAGAGAATAGTCAATTGAATCGGCCAATTTCTTAAACCTAAAGTCGTCGAATTTTCCATCAAATGAATAAATATTGACTGGAATAATTTCGACCTTATCAATTAAGTTATATTCAGAAATGATTGCATCCATTATAGAGACGATACCATTTTCATGACCACCAACAACCGGAGTTCTAAGTTTTCCATTTCTAGAGTTCAAGTCGTAACCATAGAAATCATCGATGTAACCATTCCCATCATCATCGATTCCATTATTTTCGACCTCATCTAAATTAGCCCTTATACTTTCAAATTCTTCGGGATGAACGTAATCTCCAATAACTGCGATTTTAATTTTCTTTTTAATATTTAGAGATCTCACATATTTAAAATCATTTATTAGGAGAGAATTACTACTAATAATCTTCTCTACATCATTTGTTGATGCCATAGTGGAAGTAACTAGAAATATTGAAAAAATGGCCTTAATCATTAGTAGTCCTAAGTCTGAATCTTTTAAGTTCAGAGGGATTTTACCAGTAATTCCAGGGAAATGCTCTTTCTTGAAATCTTTACACAATGCGTCATCTTTCGTATTATTCCAGCTATACTCCTCCATAAATTAAGTAAGAGGAGAGCACAAATGAAGAATTCATTATCCCTAATGTTAATCTTAATGAGCGTAAATATTAGCGCCGGTGTTCAAAGAAGTATTGTTCTAGACAGAGAAATATCAAATACAAATTGCCAAAGAAATAACTCCTGTAGCTTAAAGAAGTTCAGTGTTCAAATTTCAGACTATGTAGTTACTCGAAACAAAGAACAAAACTTTGGAACCAATGCCTATATCTCTTATGAAACGGAAAGTGTTAAACATCTCGAAGACTACGCCGTTGTTCAATTTATCAAAGGATGTGTGTACAATGAAAGTATTGATAAGAATGGAAAGAGAGTAAAACGAAGAGGAATATCTAGAAAATTCTTTGATTCATACGCACCATTCATTCACTCAGATTGGGAAATCGACTCCATCGATAAGGACCCTATTTATAATAGCTCAATTGTAAACGATAGTCGTCACGAATACTATCGCTGGAATGAGAACCCTAATTCATTTAGTGAAAATAATGAGCACTACTTGTTAAGAGAATACCCTACTTACCCAAAGCTCTACGTTTCAGATCTTCCATCAACTTCATTCCATGTTGGTAATGAAGCAAAGAATACAAACCTTGCTTTTAAAACATGTATTTATAAAACAACAGAAATCCCAAGAGAGCTAGGACCAACGGATATAAATTTTGCAGAACCACTTCACTGTATTGAGTGGAAAACTTCTTATGTATATAATTTTGAGACGAAGAGATTTGATCGAGATAAATCTATTGAAGAGTCTTGTGGTGATCTATAGCAAATAAGTCTCTCTCAATATAACCCGGTTCAAAGAAACCTTAGAGCCGGGTATATTTTTTCTTTACTGAAAAGTCATCTCAGGAATATCACCATTAACAACAAGTTCAGCTTCAGTCTTTTCAATAATTTCTTCTACAGATACTCCAGGAGCTCTTTCAAGAAGGTGAAACTTTCCATCAATGAGTTCAAGAACTGCAAGATCAGAGACAACTTTCTTCACGCACTGAACACCAGTGAGAGGAAGAGAGCATTCTTTAAGAATTTTTGAAACACCATGCTTATTTGCATGAGTCATTGCTACGATTATATTTTCAGCGCCAGCAACAAGATCCATTGCTCCGCCCATTCCTTTAACTAATTTTCCAGGAATCATCCAAGAAGCAATATTTCCACTTTGATCAACTTCAAAAGCTCCTAGAACCGTCAGGTCAACATGTCCTCCACGAATCATTGCAAAGCTATCGGCCGAGTCAAAGAATGATGCTCCCTTTGCACAAGTAACAGTTTGCTTACCTGCATTGATTAAATCTGCATCTACATTTTCTTCAGTAGGAAATTCTCCCATACCAAGAAGTCCATTCTCTGATTGAAGCATAATCTCAATGTCAGATGGAACATAGTTAGCAACAAGAGTTGGAATTCCAATTCCTAAGTTTACATAGAATCCGTCTTTTAATTCTCTCGCAATTCTTTGCGCGATTTGCTCTTTACTTAATGCCATATCATCACCTACTTAAATTATTGTTTTACTGTTCTTTGCTCAATTCTCTTTTCAAATTTCCCTTTGATCACGCGGTTAACGTAGATACCTGGAACTTGAATTTCATTTGGATCAAGCTCACCTGCTTCAACAATCTCTTCAACTTCAACGACGGTAATTTTTCCTGCCGTAGCAATCATTGAATTAAAGTTTCTAGCAGTCTTTCTAAAAATTAAATTCCCTTGAGTATCTGCCTTCCAAGCTTTTACCAGTGCAAAGTCTGCTTTTGGGTAGGCCTCTTCCAGAACATACATTCTACCGTTAAATTCCTTTGTCTCTTTGCCTTCTGCCACTTGAGTACCGTAGCCAGTGGCAGTATAGAAACCAGGAATCCCAGCTCCAGTTGCTCTAATTTTTTCAGCAAGAGTTCCCTGAGGAGTCAGAATAACTTCCATTTGCCCACTTAAGAATAATTCTTCAAAGAGCTTGTTTTCACCAACGTATGATCCAATCATCGTTTTAATTTGTCTCTTCTCTAAAAGTTTTCCAAGACCAAAACCATCAACACCTGCATTATTGGAAATACAAGTAAGTCCAGTAACTCCTGAGTCAGCGACTTTATCTATAAGACCTTCAGGAATTCCACAAAGACCAAAACCACCAACCATCAGAAGTTGATCGTTAGCAAGCCCTTCTAGGGCTTCTTC
This window harbors:
- a CDS encoding ABC transporter ATP-binding protein, which produces MSSLVSIKDLSYKYPMGGEIFESTNFNISKGEFNVLLGKNGCGKSTLIHLLLGHRTPTQGEIKVLGLNPKNNKIEVRKNLYFMSHLINYDKNASIHFILNLYKLLYPGYSLEKEEKLLDLFELSRSTCVSELSLGQACRIQLVAGVSSNAELLLIDEVTAVLDPLCRKDFTNVLIEEAREGRGILMATNIPDESEINADNVYCVKNKEIKTYEP
- a CDS encoding S8 family serine peptidase, whose product is MCKDFKKEHFPGITGKIPLNLKDSDLGLLMIKAIFSIFLVTSTMASTNDVEKIISSNSLLINDFKYVRSLNIKKKIKIAVIGDYVHPEEFESIRANLDEVENNGIDDDGNGYIDDFYGYDLNSRNGKLRTPVVGGHENGIVSIMDAIISEYNLIDKVEIIPVNIYSFDGKFDDFRFKKLADSIDYSLARGAKIISISQGVSLYNKYSFRFIDNDYEKSLNYVQAAVERARKKGAIIVGSISNDNSRDHVKEPSIPGNLENVLSVANVDAHGVIQSGYGKNVEIAYYGTDIFVWEGRCEEFIKGFKGECTELKKTNGFKSVTGSSLSTPIVALSLGILSATGVEIEMNDEFKNRLQSSCSRSIKANRNVKSKCIFSPGKFTESYLK
- a CDS encoding CoA transferase subunit B, with translation MALSKEQIAQRIARELKDGFYVNLGIGIPTLVANYVPSDIEIMLQSENGLLGMGEFPTEENVDADLINAGKQTVTCAKGASFFDSADSFAMIRGGHVDLTVLGAFEVDQSGNIASWMIPGKLVKGMGGAMDLVAGAENIIVAMTHANKHGVSKILKECSLPLTGVQCVKKVVSDLAVLELIDGKFHLLERAPGVSVEEIIEKTEAELVVNGDIPEMTFQ
- a CDS encoding CoA transferase subunit A, whose amino-acid sequence is MKGLNKVVNTYEEALEGLANDQLLMVGGFGLCGIPEGLIDKVADSGVTGLTCISNNAGVDGFGLGKLLEKRQIKTMIGSYVGENKLFEELFLSGQMEVILTPQGTLAEKIRATGAGIPGFYTATGYGTQVAEGKETKEFNGRMYVLEEAYPKADFALVKAWKADTQGNLIFRKTARNFNSMIATAGKITVVEVEEIVEAGELDPNEIQVPGIYVNRVIKGKFEKRIEQRTVKQ